One genomic region from Halococcus qingdaonensis encodes:
- a CDS encoding SpoVR family protein, with protein MTDRISAQRAADSLEEPVSEAANLAHKLGLDPYRVNYWIVDYDEMNELIAYDGFQTRYPHWRWGMKYDRQQKQNQFLGGKAFEIVNNDDPAHAFLQESNSLADQKAVITHVEAHADFFAHNQWFGLFTGGGTPDAAAMLARHADAIAAFMRDPDIEREAVESWIDTIQCLETNIDRHRAFESASAEEAPGIEDDDIADRLDELDLGADVVSEVFDDDWLEAQREEEPSGAIPPEPEPDLLAFLFRHGMAYDEEREKAVEMEEWQRTVLELLRREAYYFAAQRMTKVMNEGWAAYWESMMMGEENFAGTDEFLSYADHQARVLASPGLNPYKLGKELWEYIENSVNRREVCERLLRVEGITWRNFHDVVDFETVAAALAPDPVIDRIAGDGLAAFDPDDPRVDGEALATAKNGEIDVDRYPWKLLTYEGMAERHYSLAKPQNSGFLQRTSREELERISRYLFDDSRYSDVDEALADVEYTAGWNRLFEIRESHNDVTFLDEFLSQEFVDDNDYFTYEYTQATGDYRATSTDYEDVKKKLLLQFTNFGKPTITVQDGNYNNRNELLLAHHYNGVMLDVEQARQTLERVFDLWGRPVNLKTIVKELDEHDLEVAKRREREPDPDERGKLIRYDGESFTVEDLSWSEVEGIAATDVDYDTKPDEWLA; from the coding sequence ATGACTGACCGCATCAGCGCACAGCGAGCGGCCGACAGCCTCGAAGAGCCGGTGAGCGAGGCCGCGAACCTCGCTCACAAACTGGGGCTCGACCCCTACCGCGTGAACTACTGGATCGTCGACTACGACGAGATGAACGAACTCATCGCCTACGACGGGTTCCAGACCAGATATCCGCACTGGCGCTGGGGGATGAAATACGACCGCCAGCAGAAACAGAACCAGTTCCTCGGCGGGAAGGCCTTCGAGATCGTCAACAACGACGACCCCGCGCACGCGTTCCTCCAGGAATCGAACAGTCTCGCCGACCAGAAGGCGGTCATCACCCACGTCGAGGCGCACGCGGATTTCTTCGCGCACAACCAGTGGTTCGGCCTGTTCACCGGCGGCGGGACGCCGGACGCGGCGGCGATGCTCGCGCGACACGCCGACGCGATCGCCGCGTTCATGCGCGATCCCGATATCGAGCGCGAGGCCGTCGAGAGCTGGATCGACACGATCCAGTGTCTGGAGACGAACATCGACCGGCATCGGGCGTTCGAGAGCGCGAGCGCGGAGGAGGCTCCCGGGATCGAGGACGACGACATCGCCGATCGACTCGACGAGCTCGATCTCGGGGCCGACGTCGTCAGCGAGGTGTTCGACGACGACTGGCTCGAAGCCCAGCGCGAGGAGGAGCCGTCGGGGGCGATCCCGCCCGAACCCGAGCCCGATCTGCTCGCCTTCCTCTTCCGTCACGGGATGGCCTACGACGAGGAGCGCGAGAAGGCCGTCGAGATGGAGGAGTGGCAGCGCACAGTTTTGGAACTGCTCCGCCGGGAGGCATACTACTTCGCCGCCCAGCGGATGACGAAGGTGATGAACGAGGGCTGGGCGGCCTACTGGGAGTCGATGATGATGGGCGAGGAGAACTTCGCCGGCACCGATGAATTCCTGAGCTACGCCGACCATCAGGCGCGCGTGCTCGCCTCACCGGGGCTCAATCCGTACAAACTCGGCAAGGAGCTCTGGGAGTACATCGAGAACTCGGTCAACCGCCGCGAGGTCTGCGAGCGCCTGCTCCGCGTCGAGGGAATCACGTGGCGCAACTTCCACGACGTGGTCGATTTCGAGACTGTCGCGGCGGCGCTCGCGCCCGATCCCGTCATCGATCGGATCGCGGGCGATGGGCTCGCGGCGTTCGATCCCGACGACCCGCGGGTAGATGGCGAGGCGCTCGCGACCGCGAAGAACGGCGAGATCGACGTCGATCGTTATCCCTGGAAACTCCTCACCTACGAGGGAATGGCCGAGCGCCACTACTCGCTTGCCAAACCCCAGAACAGCGGCTTCCTCCAGCGGACGAGCCGCGAGGAGCTCGAACGGATCTCGCGATACCTGTTCGACGATTCGCGGTACAGCGACGTCGACGAGGCGCTCGCCGACGTGGAATACACGGCGGGCTGGAACCGCCTCTTCGAGATCCGCGAGAGCCACAACGACGTGACCTTCCTCGACGAGTTCCTCTCCCAGGAGTTCGTCGACGACAACGACTACTTCACCTACGAGTACACGCAGGCCACAGGTGATTATCGGGCGACCTCGACGGACTACGAGGACGTGAAGAAGAAACTCCTGCTCCAGTTCACCAACTTCGGCAAGCCCACCATCACCGTGCAGGACGGCAACTACAACAACCGCAACGAGCTGCTGCTCGCCCACCACTACAACGGCGTGATGCTCGACGTCGAACAGGCACGACAGACTCTCGAACGCGTGTTCGACCTCTGGGGACGGCCGGTGAACCTCAAGACGATCGTCAAGGAGCTCGACGAGCACGACCTCGAAGTCGCGAAACGCCGCGAGCGCGAGCCCGATCCCGACGAGCGCGGCAAGCTCATCCGCTACGACGGCGAATCGTTCACCGTCGAGGATCTCTCGTGGAGCGAGGTCGAGGGGATCGCCGCGACGGACGTCGATTACGACACGAAACCCGACGAGTGGCTCGCGTGA
- a CDS encoding helix-turn-helix domain-containing protein, whose product MRYFEFTIKPDDGAIHPVDSVIIETPGVTREALVHVNALANGTGVMLYRLRGDPEKLQARLDGHPELLSCSSIAVEGETFHFYVHVKPGQPAGRLMSVAQKYALMIVPPLAFVEGGLRITVVGTHEMLQQALEELPEETRITVEQVGEYSPDERNVLSLLTDRQLEVFETAVENGYYEVPRQATHEDIAGTLDCAPSTVDEHLRKAESRILTSLV is encoded by the coding sequence ATGAGGTATTTCGAGTTCACGATCAAACCCGACGACGGGGCGATCCATCCCGTCGATAGCGTCATCATCGAGACACCCGGCGTCACGCGCGAGGCGCTCGTCCACGTCAACGCGCTCGCCAACGGGACGGGCGTGATGCTCTATCGGCTCCGTGGCGATCCCGAGAAGCTCCAAGCGCGCCTCGACGGCCATCCGGAGCTGCTCTCGTGTTCGTCGATCGCCGTCGAGGGCGAGACGTTCCATTTCTACGTTCACGTCAAACCGGGCCAGCCCGCTGGCCGGCTGATGTCCGTCGCCCAGAAGTACGCACTGATGATCGTCCCGCCGCTGGCGTTCGTCGAGGGTGGGCTCCGGATCACCGTCGTCGGTACCCACGAGATGCTCCAGCAGGCGCTGGAGGAACTACCCGAAGAGACACGGATCACCGTCGAACAGGTCGGCGAGTATTCGCCCGACGAGCGAAACGTGCTCTCGCTGCTGACCGACCGTCAGCTCGAAGTGTTCGAGACCGCCGTCGAGAACGGCTACTACGAGGTGCCGCGGCAGGCGACCCACGAGGACATCGCCGGCACGCTCGACTGCGCGCCGAGCACGGTTGACGAACACCTCCGGAAGGCCGAATCGCGAATCCTCACGTCGCTCGTCTGA
- a CDS encoding NAD(P)/FAD-dependent oxidoreductase, whose product MIGIVGGGIAGLAAAYRLQQEGHEVRIFEASEDVGGLAATYETRGDRIEKFYHHLSKSEETIVELAEELGLGDALEWRVGENGYYVDGTLHPMDTPWQILAYPHLSLYDTFRLGMLTLDVDVRGGVPKFDSYENLQDYEDVPIKEFVLEHTTRGVYENFFEPLLEAKFGSRKDDVSAAWLLGRVKFRGERDLLRGEILGYFDGGFHRLLDALVAAVGRENIETGTRVTDLDTAGGGVESLTVASDGETETHAVDEVVVAAMPNVLEDLTGYTCEIDFQGTVCSVISLSESLMDTYWLNIADEAPFGALIEHTNFVPAARYGGEHLLYAVSYVQNSEEELWRMSDDAVEATWLSGIEELFPDFDRSSVNWIETARNPRTAPVYERGYLDMVIPYDLASEVADGVYYAGMASRAQYPERSLNGGIRAGFACADRIAEKDDLEQRRTATAVGDGGRHD is encoded by the coding sequence ATGATCGGCATCGTCGGCGGTGGCATCGCGGGGCTCGCGGCGGCCTACCGCCTCCAGCAGGAGGGCCACGAGGTCAGGATCTTCGAGGCGAGCGAGGACGTCGGCGGGCTCGCGGCGACCTACGAGACCCGCGGCGATCGCATCGAGAAGTTCTATCACCATCTCTCGAAATCCGAGGAGACGATCGTGGAGCTCGCCGAGGAACTCGGTCTCGGCGACGCGCTCGAATGGCGCGTCGGGGAGAACGGCTACTACGTCGATGGAACCCTCCACCCGATGGACACGCCGTGGCAGATCCTCGCCTACCCGCATCTGAGCCTCTACGATACGTTCCGTCTCGGGATGCTCACGCTCGACGTCGACGTGCGCGGCGGCGTACCGAAGTTCGATAGCTACGAGAATCTCCAAGACTACGAGGACGTCCCGATCAAGGAGTTCGTTCTGGAGCACACCACGCGCGGCGTCTACGAGAACTTCTTCGAACCGCTGCTCGAAGCGAAGTTCGGCTCGCGCAAGGACGACGTGAGCGCCGCGTGGCTGCTCGGGCGCGTCAAGTTCCGCGGCGAACGCGACCTCCTTCGGGGGGAGATCCTGGGCTACTTCGACGGCGGCTTTCACCGACTGCTCGACGCGCTCGTGGCCGCGGTCGGCCGTGAGAACATCGAAACCGGCACGCGCGTCACGGATCTCGACACGGCCGGTGGCGGGGTCGAATCGCTCACGGTCGCGAGCGATGGCGAGACCGAGACCCACGCGGTCGACGAGGTCGTCGTCGCGGCGATGCCCAACGTTTTGGAGGATCTTACGGGCTACACCTGCGAGATCGACTTCCAGGGAACGGTCTGTTCGGTGATTTCACTCTCCGAATCACTGATGGACACCTACTGGCTCAACATCGCCGACGAGGCCCCCTTCGGCGCGCTCATCGAACACACGAACTTCGTGCCCGCAGCGCGCTACGGCGGCGAACACCTGCTCTACGCGGTGAGCTACGTCCAGAATTCCGAAGAAGAACTCTGGCGGATGAGCGACGACGCCGTCGAGGCGACGTGGCTTTCTGGCATCGAAGAGCTCTTCCCCGACTTCGATCGCAGCAGCGTCAACTGGATTGAGACGGCCAGAAATCCCCGCACCGCGCCGGTCTATGAGCGCGGCTATCTCGACATGGTGATCCCCTACGATCTCGCTAGCGAGGTCGCCGATGGCGTTTACTACGCCGGGATGGCGAGTCGCGCCCAGTATCCCGAACGAAGTCTGAACGGCGGGATCCGGGCGGGCTTCGCCTGTGCTGACCGCATCGCCGAAAAAGACGATCTCGAACAGCGACGGACGGCCACGGCCGTCGGCGACGGCGGCCGGCACGACTGA
- a CDS encoding MTH1187 family thiamine-binding protein, producing MTVVALLSVAPVIEDSMAGEVAKAVAALDEFDVDYETNPMGTVIEADEPGELFAAAQAAHEAVDGDRVSTVLKIDDKRTSDDSADDKVDAVERELGREAHGDRE from the coding sequence ATGACCGTCGTTGCACTGCTCAGCGTCGCTCCCGTCATCGAGGACAGCATGGCCGGCGAGGTCGCCAAAGCGGTCGCTGCGCTCGACGAATTCGACGTGGATTACGAGACGAACCCGATGGGCACGGTGATCGAGGCCGACGAACCGGGTGAACTGTTCGCAGCCGCGCAGGCCGCACACGAGGCCGTCGACGGCGACCGCGTGAGCACCGTCCTGAAGATCGACGACAAACGCACGAGCGACGATTCGGCCGACGACAAGGTCGATGCCGTCGAACGCGAACTCGGCCGGGAGGCACACGGCGACCGTGAATAA
- a CDS encoding valine--tRNA ligase, translated as MTELSESYDPSTLEAKWREEWADSELYRYDDDETTDTDTQYVIDTPPPYPTGDFHIGNALGWCYMDFAARYHRLQGENVSFPQGWDCHGLPTEVKVEENQGIRRTDVSREEFRELCIEHTEGQIDAMKETMQRLGFSQDWEQEFRTMDPDYWAKTQRSFVEMADNGYVHRDEHPVNWCPRCETAIADAEVENVDSQGTLATVRFSGIDNDNIDIATTRPELLAACVGMAVDPDDERYADRIGDSFEVPLFGQEVELIADEAVDGEFGTGAVMICTFGDKQDVDWWAEYDLDLRPVVTEDGRLDESVPEFGGLDLDEAKAEITTALQKEGYLEDEEPIEQSVGACWRCDTPIEILSKEQWFVRVDQDEILSKAREIDWIPEHMYGRLEEWTEGMDWDWVISRQRVFATPIPAWSCDDCGHWHVASTDDLPAKPTEDDPAAECPECGASEWTGETDVMDTWMDSSISALHAAGWPDEPFEPVQLREQGHDIIRTWAFYTILRTAALEDEKPWEEAVINGMVLGTDGNKMSKSKDNSVAPIDVVEEQSADAFRQAIALGGQPGSDIQFQHKEVTSASRFLTKLWNITRFASDHLDDADEAKPAYTDADRWIHSKCARIADDVAADMDEHRFDRALRTVREFLWHDLADDYLELIKGRLYEGSPEEQAAARRTLSIVLSASIRMLAPFSPFLAEETYRHLPGTSGSVHAAGWPELDAEDESVEARGERIAAVASTVRAWKSEAGMALNADLDRVEIYPDDGVDEFDIGDLRATVNAPIEVEAGEPDIEMVPVEVDPDHSTIGPKFRDRAGAVVGALEAADPEAIAAQKREQGEIELDANGEVVVLDGDAVEIRHEQRAAGETVEVLDADGATVLVFP; from the coding sequence ATGACAGAGCTATCGGAGAGCTACGACCCATCCACCCTCGAAGCCAAGTGGCGCGAGGAGTGGGCCGATTCCGAGCTGTATCGCTACGATGACGACGAAACCACCGATACTGACACACAGTACGTCATCGACACGCCGCCGCCGTATCCCACAGGGGACTTCCACATCGGAAACGCACTCGGCTGGTGTTACATGGACTTCGCTGCCCGGTATCACCGCCTGCAGGGCGAGAACGTCTCCTTCCCCCAGGGCTGGGACTGTCACGGTCTGCCCACCGAGGTGAAGGTCGAGGAGAACCAAGGAATTCGACGGACGGATGTCTCGCGCGAGGAGTTCCGGGAGCTCTGCATCGAGCACACCGAGGGCCAGATCGACGCGATGAAGGAGACGATGCAGCGATTGGGCTTCTCCCAGGACTGGGAACAGGAGTTCCGCACGATGGATCCCGACTACTGGGCGAAGACCCAGCGCTCGTTCGTCGAGATGGCCGACAATGGCTACGTCCATCGTGACGAACATCCCGTCAACTGGTGTCCACGTTGTGAGACGGCCATCGCCGACGCCGAAGTCGAGAACGTCGACAGCCAGGGGACGCTCGCGACCGTCCGGTTTTCGGGCATCGACAACGACAACATAGACATCGCCACCACGCGGCCCGAGTTGCTCGCGGCCTGTGTCGGCATGGCGGTCGATCCCGACGACGAGCGCTACGCCGACCGTATCGGCGACAGTTTCGAGGTGCCACTCTTTGGACAAGAAGTCGAACTGATCGCCGACGAGGCCGTCGACGGCGAGTTCGGCACGGGCGCGGTGATGATCTGCACCTTCGGCGACAAGCAGGACGTCGACTGGTGGGCCGAGTACGATCTCGATCTCCGACCTGTCGTCACCGAGGACGGCCGTCTCGACGAGAGCGTCCCGGAGTTCGGCGGGCTCGATCTCGACGAGGCGAAGGCGGAGATCACCACCGCACTCCAGAAGGAGGGCTATCTCGAAGACGAGGAGCCGATCGAGCAGTCCGTGGGTGCGTGCTGGCGGTGCGATACGCCGATCGAGATCCTCTCGAAGGAGCAGTGGTTCGTCCGCGTCGACCAGGACGAGATCCTCTCGAAGGCCCGCGAGATCGACTGGATCCCCGAGCACATGTACGGTCGCCTGGAGGAGTGGACCGAAGGGATGGACTGGGACTGGGTGATCTCGCGCCAGCGCGTGTTCGCCACCCCGATCCCGGCGTGGTCGTGCGATGACTGCGGCCACTGGCACGTCGCCAGCACCGACGATCTGCCCGCGAAGCCGACCGAGGACGACCCCGCCGCCGAGTGTCCCGAGTGTGGCGCGAGCGAGTGGACCGGCGAGACCGACGTGATGGACACCTGGATGGACTCGTCGATCTCGGCGCTTCATGCAGCTGGCTGGCCCGACGAACCCTTCGAACCGGTCCAGCTCCGCGAGCAGGGCCACGACATCATCCGCACGTGGGCGTTCTACACGATCCTCCGGACGGCGGCGCTCGAAGACGAGAAGCCGTGGGAGGAGGCGGTGATCAACGGGATGGTCCTGGGGACCGATGGCAACAAGATGAGCAAGTCGAAGGACAACTCGGTCGCACCGATCGACGTCGTCGAGGAGCAGTCGGCCGACGCCTTCCGACAAGCGATCGCACTCGGCGGCCAGCCCGGCTCGGACATCCAGTTCCAGCACAAGGAGGTGACGAGCGCCTCGCGATTCCTGACGAAGCTCTGGAACATCACGCGCTTCGCGAGCGATCACCTCGACGATGCCGACGAAGCGAAGCCAGCATACACCGACGCCGACCGATGGATTCACTCGAAGTGCGCGCGCATCGCCGACGACGTGGCCGCCGACATGGACGAGCATCGGTTCGATCGCGCGCTCCGGACGGTCCGGGAGTTCCTCTGGCACGACCTCGCCGACGACTACCTCGAACTGATCAAGGGGCGGCTCTACGAGGGGAGTCCCGAGGAGCAAGCTGCCGCTCGGCGAACGCTCTCCATAGTTTTGTCGGCGTCGATCCGCATGCTCGCACCGTTCTCGCCGTTCCTCGCCGAGGAGACCTACCGTCATCTCCCCGGAACGTCGGGCAGCGTTCACGCGGCCGGGTGGCCCGAACTCGACGCCGAAGACGAGAGCGTGGAGGCCCGTGGCGAGCGCATCGCGGCGGTGGCGAGCACGGTCCGGGCGTGGAAATCGGAGGCCGGGATGGCGCTCAACGCCGATCTCGATCGCGTCGAGATCTATCCTGACGACGGTGTCGACGAGTTCGACATCGGCGACCTGCGCGCGACGGTCAACGCCCCGATCGAGGTCGAGGCGGGCGAGCCGGACATCGAGATGGTGCCCGTCGAAGTCGACCCGGATCACAGCACGATCGGGCCGAAGTTCCGCGATCGAGCTGGTGCGGTCGTCGGCGCGCTCGAAGCAGCCGATCCGGAGGCCATCGCGGCACAGAAGCGCGAACAGGGTGAGATCGAACTCGACGCCAACGGTGAGGTCGTGGTGCTCGACGGCGACGCGGTCGAAATCCGTCACGAGCAGCGCGCGGCGGGCGAAACCGTCGAAGTGCTCGATGCCGACGGTGCGACAGTGCTCGTCTTCCCCTGA
- the gnd gene encoding phosphogluconate dehydrogenase (NAD(+)-dependent, decarboxylating): MQLGVVGLGRMGRIVAGRALDGGHSVVAFDTDEQAVAAAAEVGAEPADSVPDLAETLGDEKRIWLMVPAGDAIDAVLADLEPHLDGNDIVVDGGNSHFEASVRRAESTPAAYLDCGTSGGPAGAEVGFSLMIGGPVWAYEELSSVFDAVATGTEGHDRMGPAGSGHYVKMIHNGVEYALMEAYGEGFELLHDGRYDLDLESVARTWNNGSVIRSWLLELCEEAFAEEGTDLDTVADHVAGGSTGTWTVQEALSQEIPVPLIYTALAERFGSRSDGRFARQLANRLRYGFGRHDVARNE, encoded by the coding sequence ATGCAACTGGGCGTCGTCGGACTCGGGCGGATGGGACGGATCGTCGCCGGGCGTGCACTCGATGGCGGCCATAGCGTGGTCGCCTTCGACACGGACGAACAGGCGGTCGCGGCCGCCGCCGAGGTCGGTGCCGAACCGGCCGACTCCGTCCCAGACCTCGCCGAGACGCTCGGTGACGAGAAACGAATCTGGCTGATGGTGCCCGCCGGCGACGCCATCGACGCCGTGCTCGCCGACCTCGAACCCCATCTCGACGGCAACGATATCGTGGTCGACGGCGGCAACTCTCACTTCGAGGCGTCGGTCCGCCGGGCCGAATCGACCCCGGCGGCGTATCTCGACTGCGGAACCTCGGGCGGACCGGCGGGCGCGGAGGTCGGCTTCTCGCTGATGATCGGCGGGCCCGTGTGGGCCTACGAGGAGCTCTCGTCCGTGTTCGACGCCGTGGCCACCGGTACGGAGGGCCACGACAGAATGGGGCCGGCGGGTTCGGGCCACTACGTGAAGATGATCCACAACGGCGTCGAGTACGCGTTGATGGAGGCCTACGGCGAGGGGTTCGAACTGCTCCACGACGGCCGATACGACCTCGACCTCGAATCGGTCGCGCGCACGTGGAACAACGGTTCGGTGATCCGCTCGTGGCTGCTCGAACTCTGCGAGGAGGCGTTCGCCGAGGAAGGCACCGATCTCGATACCGTCGCTGATCACGTCGCCGGCGGCTCAACGGGCACCTGGACCGTCCAGGAAGCGCTCTCCCAGGAGATCCCCGTCCCACTCATCTACACCGCGCTCGCCGAACGGTTCGGCTCGCGCTCGGACGGCCGGTTCGCCCGCCAGCTCGCCAATCGCCTGCGGTACGGCTTCGGCCGTCACGATGTCGCTCGGAACGAATGA
- a CDS encoding long-chain-fatty-acid--CoA ligase gives MKVEMLTTDFLDRAVDLYSDVVGVIAHDGTEYTYDEFAERVNQVSHALLEMGVEQGDRVALLSPNTHYFLETLYGVNQLGAVFVPMNYLLVPDDFDYILNDCDADVVIADYDYAENVEAVRESVPAESFVGYEADAIDGDWVDYEEWLAAQPTDRPDRPEIAEDDDASINYTSGTTGDPKGVVRTHRTEHWHALVLNHHKEIRDDDTYLWTLPMFHCNGWGHTYAITGTGATHVCQRTFEPEGTLERVREHDVSYLCGAPTVLNRLIAHYDENPDIVTTGERDVRIATAGSAPATATLSSIEDDIGWRVIHLYGLTETAPLITSSNSPRRLAERGRDLKVKQGSEVLATDVRVVDDDGNDVPRDGATLGEIVVKGNQVMDRYLNKPDITEEAFNAKLPGYFHTEDLATMDEDGMVAIQDREKDIIISGGENVSSIAVEDTLYDHPDIAKAAVIPTPSDEWGEAVTALVVAKPDTDLTGEAVREFAGEHLARYKIPKTVEFVDDLPETATGKVQKYELREDYWEDEERLVGQG, from the coding sequence ATGAAGGTAGAAATGCTAACGACCGACTTCCTGGATCGGGCGGTCGATCTCTATTCGGACGTCGTCGGTGTGATCGCCCACGACGGGACCGAATACACGTACGACGAGTTCGCCGAGCGGGTGAATCAGGTTTCACACGCTCTCCTGGAGATGGGTGTCGAGCAGGGTGATCGGGTGGCGTTGCTCTCGCCGAACACGCACTACTTCCTCGAAACGCTCTACGGCGTGAACCAGCTCGGAGCCGTGTTCGTCCCGATGAACTACCTGCTGGTGCCCGACGACTTCGACTACATCCTGAACGACTGCGATGCCGACGTCGTCATCGCCGACTACGACTACGCCGAGAACGTCGAGGCGGTGCGCGAGTCGGTGCCCGCCGAGTCGTTCGTCGGCTACGAGGCCGACGCCATCGACGGCGACTGGGTGGACTACGAGGAGTGGCTCGCGGCTCAGCCGACTGACCGACCCGACCGACCAGAGATCGCGGAGGACGATGACGCCTCGATCAACTACACGTCGGGGACGACCGGCGATCCGAAGGGCGTCGTCCGGACCCATCGGACCGAGCACTGGCACGCGCTCGTTCTCAACCACCACAAGGAGATCCGCGACGACGATACCTATCTCTGGACGCTGCCGATGTTCCACTGCAACGGCTGGGGCCACACCTACGCCATCACCGGGACGGGCGCGACCCACGTCTGCCAGCGCACGTTCGAGCCGGAGGGGACTCTCGAACGGGTGCGCGAGCACGACGTTTCCTACCTGTGTGGCGCGCCGACGGTGCTGAACCGGCTCATCGCCCACTACGACGAGAACCCCGACATCGTGACGACCGGCGAGCGCGACGTGCGCATCGCCACCGCCGGCAGCGCGCCCGCGACCGCCACCCTCTCCAGTATCGAGGACGACATCGGCTGGCGGGTCATCCACCTCTACGGGCTGACCGAGACCGCGCCGCTGATCACCTCCTCGAACTCGCCGCGGCGACTCGCCGAACGTGGGCGCGACCTCAAGGTGAAGCAGGGCAGCGAGGTGCTCGCGACCGATGTCCGGGTTGTGGACGACGACGGCAACGACGTGCCGCGCGACGGCGCGACGCTCGGCGAGATCGTCGTCAAGGGCAACCAGGTAATGGACCGATATCTCAACAAGCCCGATATCACCGAGGAGGCGTTCAACGCCAAGCTCCCCGGTTACTTCCACACCGAGGACCTCGCCACGATGGACGAGGACGGGATGGTTGCCATCCAGGACAGGGAAAAGGACATCATCATCTCCGGCGGCGAGAACGTCTCCTCTATCGCCGTCGAGGACACCCTCTACGACCACCCCGACATCGCCAAGGCGGCCGTGATCCCGACTCCGAGCGACGAGTGGGGCGAGGCGGTGACGGCGCTGGTCGTAGCGAAGCCCGATACCGACCTCACGGGCGAGGCCGTCCGCGAGTTCGCCGGCGAGCATCTTGCACGGTACAAGATCCCGAAGACCGTCGAGTTCGTCGACGACCTGCCCGAGACCGCGACCGGCAAGGTTCAGAAATACGAACTCCGCGAGGACTACTGGGAGGACGAGGAGCGCCTGGTCGGGCAGGGCTGA
- a CDS encoding YeaH/YhbH family protein — translation MGLREDLERYREVGEERREDLAEFIQYGDLGGSGPDSVRVPVKIIDLPGFEYDKRDQGGVGQGDGDTPQPGQPVGQPQPGDEEGDPGEEGGEHEYYEMDPEEFAQELDERLGLDLEPKGKRVVEETEGDYTDVSRTGPNSTLDFERMFKQGLKRKLATDFDHEYVREALRVDGMGPESVFEWARGKHLPVSRAWLDDEYAKLAASERTRWPSIETMERNVEAEDTATRIRKEGVDHVPFRREDERYRYPEIVEEYEKNVVVVNIRDVSGSMREQKRELVERTFTPLDWYLTGKYDRAEFVYIAHDAEAWRVEREEFFGIRSGGGTKISSAYELAAAILDEEYPWNDWNRYVFAAGDSENSSNDTEEYVIPQMEAIPANLHAYVETQPSGNAINATHAEEVERHFHDSDNVAVAYVNGPGDVVDAIETILNTEDDND, via the coding sequence ATGGGACTGAGGGAGGACCTCGAACGCTACCGTGAGGTCGGCGAGGAGCGCCGCGAGGATCTCGCGGAGTTCATTCAGTACGGCGATCTCGGCGGCAGCGGCCCGGATTCGGTGCGAGTCCCGGTGAAGATCATCGACCTGCCGGGCTTCGAGTACGACAAGCGCGACCAGGGCGGCGTCGGACAGGGCGACGGCGACACGCCCCAGCCGGGCCAGCCGGTCGGCCAGCCACAGCCGGGCGACGAGGAGGGCGATCCCGGCGAGGAGGGCGGCGAGCACGAGTACTACGAGATGGACCCCGAGGAGTTCGCCCAGGAGCTCGACGAGCGACTGGGGCTCGATCTCGAACCGAAGGGCAAGCGCGTCGTCGAGGAGACCGAGGGCGATTACACCGACGTCAGTCGGACGGGACCGAACAGCACGCTCGATTTCGAGCGGATGTTCAAACAGGGGCTGAAGCGCAAGCTCGCGACGGATTTCGATCACGAGTACGTCCGCGAGGCGCTCAGGGTCGACGGGATGGGCCCCGAGAGCGTCTTCGAGTGGGCGCGCGGCAAGCACCTGCCCGTCTCGCGGGCGTGGCTCGACGACGAGTACGCGAAACTCGCGGCCAGCGAGCGCACGCGCTGGCCGTCGATCGAGACGATGGAGCGCAACGTCGAGGCCGAGGACACCGCTACCCGCATCCGCAAGGAGGGGGTCGATCACGTGCCCTTCCGTCGCGAGGACGAGCGCTACCGCTACCCCGAGATCGTCGAGGAGTACGAGAAGAACGTCGTCGTCGTGAACATCCGCGACGTCTCCGGATCGATGCGCGAGCAGAAGCGCGAGCTCGTCGAGCGGACGTTCACGCCGCTCGACTGGTATCTCACGGGCAAGTACGACCGCGCCGAGTTCGTCTACATCGCCCACGACGCCGAGGCGTGGCGCGTCGAGCGCGAGGAGTTCTTCGGCATCCGCTCTGGAGGAGGAACCAAAATTTCGAGCGCGTACGAGCTCGCGGCAGCGATCCTCGACGAGGAGTATCCGTGGAACGACTGGAACAGATACGTATTCGCAGCGGGCGACTCCGAGAACTCCTCGAACGACACCGAGGAGTACGTCATCCCGCAGATGGAGGCGATCCCCGCGAACCTCCATGCCTACGTCGAGACGCAGCCGTCGGGCAACGCGATCAACGCGACCCACGCCGAGGAGGTCGAACGCCACTTCCACGACAGCGACAACGTCGCCGTCGCGTACGTCAACGGCCCGGGGGACGTCGTCGACGCGATCGAAACCATCCTGAACACCGAGGACGACAATGACTGA